The following coding sequences are from one Lolium rigidum isolate FL_2022 chromosome 6, APGP_CSIRO_Lrig_0.1, whole genome shotgun sequence window:
- the LOC124664610 gene encoding bisdemethoxycurcumin synthase-like codes for MAFATQTTIPGTEDAITMQLSTGGLDFHLSSQVAKLLGNNIERVLVDAFQSLGVVDVNAAAPWNDLFWAIHPGGCAILDHIDEVLGLDAEKLAASRKVLSEFGNMSGATVIFVLDELRRCRGAEVPEWGVVMAFGPGITVETMVLHAASSQGKWIGINLIQRCLLPIDLSMVLYACKTASK; via the coding sequence ATGGCCTTCGCCACACAGACGACGATACCGGGAACCGAGGACGCGATCACCATGCAGCTCAGCACAGGCGGCCTCGATTTTCACCTCTCCAGCCAGGTGGCCAAGCTGCTAGGGAATAACATCGAACGCGTTCTGGTCGACGCGTTCCAATCCCTGGGCGTCGTCGACGTCAatgccgccgctccatggaacgATCTCTTCTGGGCTATCCACCCAGGGGGATGTGCCATCCTGGACCACATCGACGAAGTGCTCGGGCTTGACGCGGAGAAGCTGGCGGCTAGCCGAAAGGTGCTGAGTGAGTTTGGTAACATGAGCGGCGCCACCGTGATCTTCGTTCTCGATGAGCTGCGACGCTGTCGTGGCGCCGAGGTGCCCGAGTGGGGGGTGGTTATGGCATTCGGACCCGGAATCACAGTCGAGACCATGGTGCTGCACGCTGCAAGCAGTCAAGGCAAATGGATTGGCATCAATTTGATTCAGCGCTGCCTCCTCCCTATCGATCTATCTATGGTTCTATACGCATGTAAAACAGCCAGTAAATAA
- the LOC124668544 gene encoding bisdemethoxycurcumin synthase-like, with product MGASMATIHDIRQAQRAHSPAAVLAIGTANPVTSMLQDEYADYYFRVTKSEHLTGLKDKLNRICNKSGIKQRFMHVNEQLLTAHPDLIDRTLPTLDARIDMASAAVPELAASAAAKAIAEWGRPATDITHLIFSTYSGAKAPSADLRLATLLGLRPTVCRTILNLNGCSGGGRALQLAKELAENNRGARVLVACSELTLVAFYGAQDASLDTIVGQGLFGDGAGAAIVGADPVVVERPLFEMAFATQTTIPGTEDAITMQLSTGGLDFHLSSQVPKLLGNNIERVLVDAFQSLGVVDVNAAAPWNDLFWAIHPGGRAILDHIDEVLGLDAEKLAASRKVLSEFGNMSGATVIFVLDELRRRRGAEVPEWGVVMAFGPGITVETMVLHAASSLKENGLASI from the exons atgggcgc ATCCATGGCAACCATCCATGATATCCGGCAGGCTCAGCGCGCACACAGCCCCGCCGCCGTGCTTGCCATCGGCACGGCGAACCCAGTGACCTCCATGCTCCAGGATGAGTACGCCGACTACTACTTTCGCGTCACCAAGAGCGAGCACCTTACCGGCCTCAAGGATAAGCTCAACAGAATTT GCAACAAATCAGGCATCAAGCAACGCTTCATGCACGTCAACGAGCAACTCCTGACCGCGCACCCGGACTTGATCGACCGCACGTTGCCAACCCTCGACGCCCGGATAGACATGGCTTCCGCCGCAGTCCCAGAGCTCGCCGCGTCCGCGGCGGCGAAGGCCATCGCCGAGTGGGGACGTCCGGCCACGGACATCACCCACCTCATCTTCAGCACCTACTCCGGCGCCAAAGCCCCGAGTGCGGATCTCCGGCTGGCGACGCTCCTCGGCCTCCGCCCCACCGTCTGCCGCACCATACTCAACCTGAATGGCTGCTCGGGCGGCGGCAGGGCGCTACAGCTCGCCAAGGAGCTCGCCGAGAACAATCGCGGCGCGCGCGTCCTCGTGGCCTGCTCGGAGCTCACCCTAGTCGCCTTCTACGGGGCCCAGGACGCCAGCCTCGACACCATCGTCGGCCAGGGACTGTTCGGCGACGGGGCGGGCGCCGCCATCGTCGGCGCCGACCCTGTCGTCGTCGAACGGCCGCTGTTCGAGATGGCCTTCGCCACGCAGACGACGATACCGGGAACCGAGGACGCGATCACCATGCAGCTCAGCACAGGCGGCCTCGATTTTCACCTCTCCAGCCAGGTGCCCAAGCTGCTAGGGAATAACATCGAACGCGTTCTGGTCGACGCGTTCCAATCCCTGGGCGTCGTCGACGTCAatgccgccgctccatggaacgATCTCTTCTGGGCTATCCACCCAGGGGGACGTGCCATCCTGGACCACATCGACGAAGTGCTCGGGCTTGACGCGGAGAAGCTGGCGGCTAGCCGAAAGGTGCTGAGTGAGTTTGGTAACATGAGCGGCGCCACCGTGATCTTCGTTCTCGATGAGCTGCGACGCCGCCGTGGCGCCGAGGTGCCCGAGTGGGGGGTGGTTATGGCATTCGGACCCGGAATCACAGTCGAGACCATGGTGCTGCACGCTGCAAGCAGCCTCAAGGAAAATGGATTGGCATCAATTTGA